The Pseudomonas berkeleyensis genome includes a region encoding these proteins:
- a CDS encoding alpha/beta fold hydrolase: MQSSSELFPVSLISAELRGDLSEDVYLLKPNNSPDFSVELALTRLGRAGAESTRGVPVVLLHGSFSNRRFWYSPKGIGLGAYLARAGFDVWIAEMRGHGLSPRNDSYRDNNVAQYVRYDLPAIADFIFEQCGQAAHWLGHSLGGVILAAALGGGFLDEARARSVALFGSQISRTYWPLKVPPVEWGGRLLLRSFPYLSGRRLKRGPEDEPIGLALETLRWLRLFGRFGDAEQDWWAGLTQVRLPVLAVGAANDHQDPAWACRKLLQQCSAAATQFLLLGKENGFSSDFGHIEMLVSKEAQREVWPLVEYWLEHLELPAGFSEPGLAPA, from the coding sequence ATGCAAAGCAGTAGTGAGCTTTTTCCCGTTTCACTGATCAGCGCCGAGCTGCGTGGCGATCTCAGTGAAGACGTTTATCTTCTGAAACCCAACAACAGCCCGGACTTCAGCGTCGAGCTGGCCTTGACTCGCCTTGGGCGGGCGGGTGCCGAAAGTACGCGGGGCGTGCCCGTAGTGCTGCTGCACGGCAGTTTTTCCAATCGCCGCTTCTGGTATTCGCCCAAGGGCATCGGTTTGGGGGCATACCTCGCGCGTGCGGGATTCGATGTGTGGATCGCCGAGATGCGTGGTCATGGCCTGTCGCCACGTAACGACAGTTATCGAGACAACAATGTGGCGCAGTACGTGCGTTACGATCTGCCCGCCATTGCCGATTTCATCTTCGAACAGTGCGGGCAGGCCGCGCACTGGCTTGGGCATTCGCTGGGCGGGGTCATTCTGGCCGCTGCGCTGGGCGGCGGTTTTCTCGATGAGGCGCGCGCCCGTTCGGTAGCCCTGTTCGGCAGTCAGATCAGCCGTACCTACTGGCCGCTGAAAGTACCTCCTGTGGAGTGGGGCGGTCGCCTGCTGTTGCGCTCATTTCCCTATCTGTCGGGGCGCAGGCTGAAGCGTGGCCCGGAAGACGAGCCCATCGGCCTTGCGCTGGAAACCCTGCGCTGGCTGCGATTGTTCGGACGCTTCGGTGATGCTGAGCAGGATTGGTGGGCCGGGCTTACCCAGGTGCGCCTGCCGGTTCTGGCGGTGGGCGCCGCCAATGATCATCAGGATCCCGCATGGGCTTGTCGCAAGTTGCTGCAGCAATGCAGCGCAGCGGCGACGCAGTTTTTGCTGTTGGGCAAGGAAAATGGCTTTTCCAGCGATTTCGGTCACATCGAGATGCTGGTCAGCAAGGAGGCTCAGCGCGAAGTATGGCCATTGGTCGAGTATTGGCTGGAGCATCTAGAGTTACCAGCAGGCTTCTCCGAGCCAGGGCTGGCTCCGGCCTGA